In Acipenser ruthenus chromosome 53, fAciRut3.2 maternal haplotype, whole genome shotgun sequence, the following proteins share a genomic window:
- the LOC117433009 gene encoding ADP-ribosylation factor-binding protein GGA1-like isoform X2 codes for MKNCGKRFHSEVGKFRFLNELIKVVSPKYLGTRAPEKVKLKIVEVMYSWTIGLPDETKIADAYQMLKKQGVVKMDPVLPDDKPLPLPPPRPKNTIFEDEEKSKMLSRLLNSTHPEDLKAANKLIKEMVQEDQKRMEKVSKRVNTIEEVKSSVNLLTELLSSYTAETTSQSTEETIQELYQRCEKLRPTLFRLASDTEDNDEALAEILQANDSLTQVINAYKQVVRGEEVNGESVGAARIAGSSSALLDLTGLDTSLTTPSYPAFPSLSAGHWAPPPDAGHSLLDDELMSLGLNDPNPSSNAASQSLESTGWNSFQSSDTVEPAIPANPAAVLKPTAPSQAPPPAGPSSTQALPPGSTGLDDLDLLGKTLLQQSLPPENMQVKWDKHLNQHKPSLRDLQHRTQTVGALPSTPSPGPASSQQTGALPNSQPSGGAPQPAGEISLANVTVPLESIKPSSIPPVTVFDRHSFRVLFHFALDPPPARPDVLVVVISMISTAPVPVQNIVFQSAVPKVMKVKLQPPSGTELPAFNPVVPPAAITQVLLLANPHKEKVRLRFKLTFTMEEETFSEMGVVEQFPAAESWGSL; via the exons TATCTGGGTACCCGCGCCCCTGAGAAGGTCAAGTTGAAGATCGTGGAGGTGATGTACAGCTGGACCATCGGACTCCCGGACGAAACCAAGATCGCAGACGCCTACCAGATGCTGAAGAAGCAGG GGGTTGTGAAGATGGACCCGGTTCTACCTGACGACAAGCCCCTCCCCCTGCCTCCCCCTCGCCCCAAAAACACCATTTTCGAGGACGAGGAGAAGTCCAAG ATGCTGTCTCGACTTCTCAACAGCACTCACCCTGAAGACTTGAAGGCTGCAAACAAGCTCATCAAAGAGATGGTGCAGGAG gatcAGAAGCGAATGGAGAAAGTGTCCAAGCGCGTGAACACCATCGAGGAGGTGAAGAGCAGCGTCAATCTACTGACTGAGCTGCTGAGCTCCTACACCGCAGAGACAACCTCGCAGAGCACTGAAGAGACCATCCAG gAGCTGTACCAGCGCTGTGAGAAGTTGAGACCCACCTTGTTTCGACTGGCCAGCGACACGGAGGACAATGATGAAGCATTGG CCGAGATCCTGCAGGCCAACGACAGCCTGACACAGGTGATCAACGCGTACAAGCAGGTGGTGCGAGGAGAGGAGGTGAACGGGGAGAGTGTGGGAGCAGCCAGGATAGCAG GCAGCAGCTCCGCCCTCCTCGACCTGACGGGATTGGACACGTCTCTGACCACGCCCTCTTACCCAGCATTCCCCAGCCTCTCCGCCGGGCACTGGGCCCCACCCCCAGATGCCGGCCACTCCCTGCTTGACGACGAGCTCATGTCGCTAG GTTTAAATGACCCCAATCCTAGTTCAAACGCAGCCTCCCAGTCTCTAGAATCCACTGGGTGGAATTCATTCCAG TCCTCCGACACCGTGGAGCCAGCTATCCCAGCAAACCCTGCAGCAGTGTTGAAGCCGACAGCTCCCAGCCAGGCCCCGCCCCCTGCAGGCCCCTCCTCCACGCAGGCCCTGCCCCCTGGCAGCACTGGGCTGGATGATCTGGACTTGCTGGGGAAGACTCTGTTACAGCAGTCCCTCCCACCAGAGAACATGCAGGTTAAATG GGACAAGCATCTGAACCAGCACAAGCCCTCCCTCCGGGACCTGCAGCACAGGACCCAGACCGTCGGCGCTCTCCCCAGCACCCCCTCCCCCGGCCCGGCCTCCTCCCAGCAGACTGGGGCTCTCCCGAACTCTCAGCCCAGTGGAGGGGCACCACAGCCAGCCGGGGAGATCTCTCTGGCGAACGTGACTGTTCCTTTGGAGTCCATCAAACCCA gcAGTATCCCCCCGGTCACAGTGTTTGACAGGCACAGTTTTCGGGTGCTGTTCCACTTCGCGCTGGACCCCCCTCCCGCTCGGCCGGACGTCCTGGTGGTGGTGATCTCGATGATCAGCACGGCGCCCGTCCCGGTGCAGAACATCGTGTTCCAGTCCGCTGTGCCCAAG GTGATGAAGGTGAAACTGCAGCCCCCGTCGGGCACAGAGCTGCCCGCCTTCAACCCGGTGGTGCCGCCCGCAGCGATCACACAGGTGCTGCTGCTCGCCAACCCACACAAG GAGAAGGTGCGGTTGCGGTTCAAGCTGACCTTCACAATGGAGGAGGAGACCTTCAGTGAGATGGGAGTCGTGGAGCAGTTCCCAGCGGCAGAGTCCTGGGGCAGCCTTTGA
- the LOC117433011 gene encoding probable ATP-dependent RNA helicase DDX17 — MRGGSFDSRDRGRDRGGPRFGSSRGGPPPQKFGNPGERLRKKKWNLDELPKFEKNFYKEHPEVERMTQYEVEEFRKKKEITVRGNGCPKPVAKFHQAHFPQYVIDVLVEQSFSEPTAIQAQGFPLALSGRDMVGIAQTGSGKTLAYLLPAIVHINHQPYLERGDGPICLVLAPTRELAQQVQQVAYEYGKTSRIKSTCIYGGAPRGPQIRDLERGVEVCIATPGRLIDFLEAGKTTMNRCTYLVLDEADRMLDMGFEPQIRKIIEQIRPDRQTLMWSATWPKEVRQLAEDFLRDAVQINVGALELSANHNILQIVDVCQESDKDSKLLQLMEEIMAEKENKTIIFVETKKRCDELTRRMRRDGWPAMCIHGDKSQPERDWVLTEFRSGKAPILIATDVASRGLDVEDVKFVINYDYPNSSEDYVHRIGRTARSTKKGTAYTFFTPGNLRQARDLVRVLQEARQAVNPKLLQLADSGRGCGGSGGRLRYRGGSDANNPNLMYMDQCERRMRGGGSSSRGGSGSERSNSNKHSSSSSTSSSREHREQGPSYSRGAPQEQPQYTGAPPLPLMAQQFNPPQPPPIMSFMFPPPPAPRK; from the exons ATGAGAGGCGGATCTTTCGATTCTAGAGACCGTGGACGAGACCGAGGAGG CCCTCGTTTCGGGTCGAGCCGTGGCGGGCCCCCTCCCCAGAAATTTGGGAACCCGGGGGAGCGACTGCGTAAGAAGAAGTGGAACCTGGACGAGCTGCCCAAATTCGAGAAGAACTTCTACAAAGAGCATCCCGAGGTGGAGCGCATGACCCAG TATGAGGTGGAGGAGTTTCGCAAGAAGAAAGAGATCACTGTCCGAGGAAACGGCTGTCCCAAACCAGTGGCTAAATTCCATCAGGCACACTTCCCTC aGTATGTTATAGATGTTCTGGTGGAGCAGAGTTTCTCAGAGCCCACCGCTATCCAGGCTCAGGGCTTCCCGCTGGCGCTAAGCGGCAGGGACATGGTGGGCATCGCGCAGACTGGCTCGGGGAAGACACTGGCG TACCTCCTGCCAGCTATAGTTCACATCAACCACCAGCCGTACCTGGAGAGAGGGGACGGGCCCATT TGTCTGGTCCTTGCTCCGACGCGTGAGCTTGCGCAGCAGGTTCAGCAGGTGGCATACGAGTACGGGAAGACGTCCCGCATCAAGAGCACCTGCATCTACGGGGGGGCCCCCAGGGGCCCGCAGATCAGGGACCTGGAGAGAG gTGTAGAGGTCTGCATTGCTACCCCCGGCCGGCTCATTGATTTCCTGGAGGCTGGGAAGACGACCATGAACCGCTGCACCTACCTGGTTCTGGACGAGGCTGACAGGATGCTGGACATGGGCTTCGAGCCCCAGATCCGCAAGATCATCGAGCAGATCAGG CCGGATCGCCAAACCCTCATGTGGAGCGCTACCTGGCCCAAGGAGGTGAGGCAGCTGGCGGAGGATTTCCTGCGGGACGCGGTGCAGATCAACGTGGGGGCGCTGGAGCTGAGCGCCAACCACAACATCCTGCAGATAGTGGATGTGTGCCAGGAGAGCGACAAGGACagcaa acTGCTCCAGCTGATGGAGGAGATCATGGCCGAGAAGGAGAACAAGACCATCATCTTCGTGGAGACGAAGAAGCGCTGTGATGAGCTGACCCGCAGAATGAGGAGAGACGG GTGGCCCGCCATGTGTATCCACGGAGACAAGAGCCAGCCTGAGAGGGACTGGGTGCTAACAG aatTCCGCAGCGGGAAGGCTCCGATCCTCATCGCGACGGACGTGGCGTCTCGTGGATTAG ACGTGGAGGATGTGAAGTTCGTGATTAACTACGACTACCCCAACTCCTCGGAGGACTACGTGCATCGCATCGGCCGCACGGCGCGCAGCACCAAGAAGGGCACGGCCTACACCTTCTTCACCCCCGGGAACCTGCGCCAGGCCCGGGACCTGGTCCGAGTGCTGCAGGAGGCCAGGCAGGCCGTCAACCCCAAACTGCTGCAGCTCGCTGACTCGGGGAGAGGGTGCGGGGGCAGTG GTGGTCGCCTGCGGTATCGCGGCGGCTCTGACGCCAACAACCCGAACCTGATGTACATGGATCAGTGCGAGCGGCGCATGAGGGGGGGGGGCTCCTCCAGCCGGGGGGGCAGCGGGAGCGAGCGCAGCAACAGCAATAAGcactcctcctcttcctccacctcctcctcccggGAGCACAGGGAGCAGGGCCCCAGCTACAGCCGCGGGGCCCCTCAGGAGCAGCCTCAGTACACCGGGGCCCCGCCCCTCCCTCTCATGGCTCAGCAGTTCAACCCCCCTCAGCCCCCTCCCATCATGAGCTTCATGTTCCCTCCCCCGCCTGCCCCCAGGAAATAG